The Bacillota bacterium genome has a segment encoding these proteins:
- a CDS encoding protein phosphatase 2C domain-containing protein: MRSRNEDACLARPDLVAVADGMGGYAGGDVAARLALGAIAGALPQAADAAAAVRLAFHHAHRSIAEVAGRNDRWREMGTTLTAAWLLHGRAVIGHVGDSRAYLIRQGHLRQLTQDHSVAAELMRNGSLTEQEARRHPHRHVLTRALGGAEPPEVDVVEVPLQAGDRLVLCTDGLTAALEGDEIVRVVASASSPIEAAEALVRQATGKQAADNVTAVVAFIEDGDLEQEAPRGA; encoded by the coding sequence GTGCGCAGCCGCAACGAGGACGCCTGCCTGGCCCGGCCCGACCTGGTGGCGGTGGCCGACGGGATGGGAGGGTACGCAGGGGGGGACGTCGCGGCGCGCCTTGCGCTCGGCGCCATTGCGGGCGCGTTGCCCCAAGCGGCGGACGCGGCGGCGGCCGTGCGGCTTGCGTTCCACCACGCCCACCGGTCCATTGCCGAGGTGGCCGGGCGCAACGACCGGTGGCGGGAGATGGGCACGACGCTGACGGCGGCGTGGCTGTTGCACGGGCGCGCGGTGATCGGGCACGTCGGGGACAGCCGGGCGTACCTGATCCGCCAGGGCCACCTGCGGCAACTCACCCAGGACCACTCTGTGGCGGCCGAGCTCATGCGAAACGGGAGCCTCACGGAACAGGAGGCGCGCCGGCACCCGCACCGGCACGTGCTGACCCGGGCCCTGGGCGGGGCCGAACCCCCCGAGGTGGACGTGGTGGAGGTGCCGCTGCAGGCCGGGGATCGCCTGGTGCTCTGCACCGACGGGCTGACGGCAGCCCTTGAGGGTGACGAGATCGTCCGGGTCGTCGCGAGTGCCTCCTCTCCCATCGAGGCGGCCGAGGCCCTGGTGCGTCAGGCGACGGGCAAGCAGGCCGCCGACAATGTGACCGCCGTGGTGGCCTTCATCGAGGACGGGGACCTGGAGCAGGAGGCTCCCCGGGGAGCGTGA